TGCTGAACAACCTGTTTATCTGTTTCTTTTCCGAGGGCCGCTTCCCCGGATTCACTGATGAGCATCAGCTCTCGTTGTCCGGTGACCGGATTAATAGCGCAATACAAAAAAAGAACGATCATGAGCACAACCGAAACAACCGACAACGTTCTCCAAAACAGTTTTGTATTCATACTGTCCTCTATTTTTTTCGTTGAATACGTCCTTTAACCTGTGAATTGATCTCAGGATGGTTTTTAATATGTTCGATAACCAGGTCAGACATCAAATAAGGTGTCTGCTGCATATTCTTGAACGAGTATCCGCCGCGCTCGGTGAGCTGTCCGTACAAATAATCGACTGTGGCGCAGGTATAGGTTTTCTCCGGATCAATCGGCTCTCCCTCGATTGTCGCTTTTAATAATCTTCCTTCACCTTCCACAATACGATAAGAATACCGGATTCCCGAGACCTGAGATATACCGTACTCGCGGGAAACAGCTGCCCGAATGTTTTCACGTATCAGGCTCAGCGCCTGTTCGCCGCTGCATTCAAATGTTATAACATAATTGGTAAAGGGCAGTATTTCCATAATATCCAGTTTAGTGACAGGACCCGCGGATAAATTTTTGCGTATACCGCCGCTGTTCAACAGGGCAAAATCCGCATCCGTATGCATCCTTATGACATCACACAAGTAATTTCCGATATTGGATTCAGTTCTGCTGCTGCGTTCCCAGTCCGTTAAAAGAGTGCCAATCGTTTTATTGTATTCGGCATCAATTTTTTTTCTAAAGGATTCCACTTTGGCTTGCAGTTCCTCATTCACTGTTTTAACGGAATCCACCCAGGTGGGGACCAGTTCATACGTGTAATCCGCTACTTTATCATCTACAACATCTACCGTCAGCCGGCCCAGGTACCGGGTTTTGGATCCGGCCTGAAGCAGTAAAATATTATTGCGCACTACCGGTTGGGTCAAGCGCGTATGCGAATGCCCGCCGATGACCACATCCGCATTGCGCAGCGAATCGGCCAGACTCAAATCCGGCTCTACCCCCTGATGGGTCAGGACCACAATCATATCGGTTTGCGCATCAATCTGATCAATAATGGTCTGAACCGACCGGGCCGGCGATCTCAGCTCCAGCCCCTCTAAATTTTTGATAGCAGCCACTCCGGCCAGATCCTTCAACAGGACACCAATCACCCCTACACGTACGCCGTTCATGCGATAAACGGCGTACGGCTTTGAAGCAAACAATTCGATCATTTTTATAGAGATTGCAGGCGAGCACATCAAAATCCGCAAGTTCAATCAGATTCCCGAGATTTTCCTGTCCCTCATCAAATTCATGATTTCCGATGGTCAACGCATCATATCCCATAAGATTCATCATGTGCACAAATGCGCCGTTTTTCGCGCCCTTGTATTCGATATTGGACAAGGGCGTGCCGGTGCAGATATCCCCGGCATCGAGGAGTAAAGAATTTGGATACAGGTTTTGCTGCCGGCGAATATGATAATCCAGCGCCACCAGTCCGCCGATCAGCGGCTTGGGTGATTTCTGGATCCAAACCGCCTGCATGGGCAGGTACTGTGCATGCATGTCATTGGTATGCAATAACGTGATGGTTTTTCCTGTTAAACTATTAGCAAACAATAACAAACTAAAAACGGTTAAAACTGTTTTTTTCGACACGGGTGAACTCCATTTACATATGATAATTTTAATTGTGTAACATAAATATAATAAATTTTATTTTGATTCTCGCAAAATAATTGCAAAATTCAGATTATCCTGATTAATTTATATAGAATGGAGTATCATACAGAGGTAACAGCATGGCCGGAAAAAACAAAACCAAAAACGGACCAACACGCGTCAAAAAATTCAATACATTCGGAGGTGTATTTACTCCGGATGTGCTGACCATACTCGGCGTCATTATGTATTTGCGTCTGGGCTGGGTGGTCGGAAACGCCGGATTTCTCGGTGCGGTTGCGATCATTGTGCTGGCAAAGTCGATCACCTTATGCACAGCGCTCTCCATGTCTTCCATGACCACCAACATCCGAATCGGAGCCGGCGGCGCTTTTTCCATTATCTCTCGATCTTTGGGCCTGGAAGCCGGCGCCAGTATCGGTATTCCGCTGTATATCGCTCAAACCTTGTCATCGGCGCTCTATATCATCGGATTTACCGAAGCCTGGAGAAGCATATTCCCATCACACCCCTATCTCTCTACCGCGATCATCGCCTGGGCCGGACTCATGCTCATTTCCGCGTTCAGCGCGCATGTGGCAGTCAAGATTCAGTACATCATCATGACCCTGATCGGGCTTTCCCTGATCTCGTTTTTCGCCAGCCCGGCATCGCCGACAGATGTCATGATGGTCGGAAAATTTCAGGATGCCGGGTTTTGGCAGGTATTTGCGATTTACTTCCCGGCGGTCACCGGAATTATGGCTGGCGCCAATATGTCGGGTGACCTGAAAAACCCCAAAAAAGCCATTCCCCTGGGCACGCTATCGGCCATTGGCGTGACCATGGTGATTTACCTGGTCATTGCCTATGTGGCCACTCTTATCGCATCCAGCGCAGAACTGCGCAGTAATCAAATGATCATGGTTGACAAGGCGTTTTGGGGGCCGGCTGTTCTGGCCGGCATCATTGGCGCCACCCTGTCATCAGCCCTGGGCAGCATGGTCGGCGCACCGCGGATTCTCCAGGCATTAGCCACCTATAAAACCGTACCCTTTCACAAGCTGTTTGCACGCAAGAGCAAACGCAACGAACCCTTGAATGCCTCTCTATTGTCCGGAACGATTATTTTA
This genomic window from candidate division KSB1 bacterium contains:
- a CDS encoding 5'-nucleotidase C-terminal domain-containing protein, with product MAAIKNLEGLELRSPARSVQTIIDQIDAQTDMIVVLTHQGVEPDLSLADSLRNADVVIGGHSHTRLTQPVVRNNILLLQAGSKTRYLGRLTVDVVDDKVADYTYELVPTWVDSVKTVNEELQAKVESFRKKIDAEYNKTIGTLLTDWERSSRTESNIGNYLCDVIRMHTDADFALLNSGGIRKNLSAGPVTKLDIMEILPFTNYVITFECSGEQALSLIRENIRAAVSREYGISQVSGIRYSYRIVEGEGRLLKATIEGEPIDPEKTYTCATVDYLYGQLTERGGYSFKNMQQTPYLMSDLVIEHIKNHPEINSQVKGRIQRKK
- a CDS encoding metallophosphoesterase, whose translation is MSKKTVLTVFSLLLFANSLTGKTITLLHTNDMHAQYLPMQAVWIQKSPKPLIGGLVALDYHIRRQQNLYPNSLLLDAGDICTGTPLSNIEYKGAKNGAFVHMMNLMGYDALTIGNHEFDEGQENLGNLIELADFDVLACNLYKNDRIVCFKAVRRLSHERRTCRGDWCPVEGSGRSGCYQKFRGAGAEIAGPVGSDHY